One stretch of Hevea brasiliensis isolate MT/VB/25A 57/8 chromosome 12, ASM3005281v1, whole genome shotgun sequence DNA includes these proteins:
- the LOC110659298 gene encoding pentatricopeptide repeat-containing protein At1g71490 has translation MPSSSHFVLKDLSLSQFQKFIPKKWKQTSKEVILQNNHLVLGKCTTGNESMIDNLFNSLREFACQGHLLKAFKTFSLIQYHVSCTTSNDIVQHSISSLLLSCVNLKSLPQGKQLHALIISLGFEQHPILVPKLVNFYSNADLLVDAHTITENSNILHPLPWNLLISSYVRNGLYGEALSAYKKMISKGIRPDHFTYPSVLKACGEKLDLAFGREVHESINASCHVWSLFVHNSLVSMYAKIGELEIARCLFDKMPERDAVSWNAMISGYASKGMWKEAFELFEKMQLAGVELNIIIWNTIAGGCLQLGNFKGALELLSHMRSCGICLDSVAMIIGLGACSHIGAIRLGTEIHGSAIRSFCDGADNVRNALITMYSRCKDLRHAYILFQLVKTKSIITWNSMLSGYAHMDRSEEASFLFREMLRCGIEPNYVTIASILPLCARVANLQHGKEFHCYILRRAGFKNYLLLWNTLVDMYARCGKVLEAKRLFDSMNRRDEVTYTSLIAGFGIQGEGRAALKLFYEMNRNNIKPDHVTMVAVLSACSHSGLVTEGKMLFQKMCSAYGIVPRLQHFACMVDLYGRAGLLHKAKEMITKMPYRPTSAMWATLLGACRIHGNTEIGEWAAEKLLEMRPENSGYYVLIANMYAAAGRWNKLAKVRTYMRDLGVRKAPGCTWVDVGSEFLPFLVGDTSKANADEFYPLLEGLTNLTKDADYDARESLGSVKVLEEVG, from the coding sequence ATGCCATCTTCATCCCATTTTGTACTGAAAGACCTTTCTCTAAGTCAATTCCAAAAGTTCATTCCTAAAAAATGGAAACAAACTTCCAAAGAAGTAATTCTTCAAAACAATCACCTGGTTCTGGGTAAGTGTACAACTGGCAATGAATCTATGATAGATAACCTTTTTAATTCTCTCAGAGAGTTTGCCTGTCAGGGCCATTTATTAAAAGCATTCAAAACCTTTTCTCTGATCCAGTACCATGTCTCTTGTACTACTTCAAATGATATTGTTCAGCATTCCATATCTTCTCTTCTTTTATCTTGTGTCAACCTTAAATCGCTTCCACAGGGTAAACAGCTCCATGCCCTCATTATCTCTTTGGGATTTGAGCAACACCCCATTTTGGTTCCCAAGCTTGTCAATTTTTACTCAAACGCTGATCTTTTAGTTGATGCTCACACCATTACTGAAAATTCCAATATTTTGCACCCTTTACCTTGGAATCTGCTTATCTCTTCTTATGTTCGAAATGGACTATATGGAGAGGCACTTTCTGCCTATAAGAAGATGATAAGTAAAGGCATTAGACCTGATCATTTCACTTACCCATCTGTTCTCAAGGCTTGTGGTGAAAAATTGGATCTAGCCTTTGGGAGAGAGGTTCATGAATCCATTAATGCTAGCTGTCATGTATGGAGCTTATTTGTGCATAATTCCTTGGTTTCAATGTATGCAAAAATTGGTGAATTGGAGATTGCCCGTTGCTTGTTTGACAAAATGCCAGAAAGAGATGCTGTTTCTTGGAATGCTATGATTTCTGGTTATGCCTCCAAGGGAATGTGGAAGGAAGCATTTGAGCTGTTTGAAAAAATGCAGTTAGCCGGTGTTGAATTGAATATTATAATTTGGAACACAATAGCTGGAGGGTGCTTGCAGTTGGGCAATTTTAAGGGGGCACTTGAATTGCTTTCTCATATGAGAAGTTGTGGCATTTGTTTGGATTCAGTTGCAATGATTATTGGTTTGGGTGCATGTTCCCATATTGGTGCCATCAGATTAGGTACAGAGATTCATGGTTCTGCAATTCGCAGCTTTTGTGATGGAGCTGATAATGTTAGAAATGCCCTGATCACTATGTATTCTAGGTGCAAAGATCTTAGACATGCCTACATTTTGTTTCAATTAGTAAAAACTAAGAGCATAATTACCTGGAACTCCATGCTTTCTGGTTATGCCCACATGGATAGATCTGAAGAAGCATCATTCCTATTCAGAGAAATGTTGCGCTGTGGCATTGAGCCAAATTATGTGACTATAGCGAGCATTCTTCCCCTTTGTGCTCGAGTGGCAAATCTACAACATGGCAAGGAGTTCCATTGTTACATTTTGAGGCGTGCAGGATTTAAGAATTATTTGTTGCTGTGGAACACTCTTGTTGACATGTATGCAAGATGtggaaaagttttagaagctaAAAGGCTGTTTGATTCAATGAACAGGAGGGATGAAGTGACATATACTTCCTTGATTGCTGGGTTTGGAATACAGGGAGAGGGACGAGCGGCATTAAAACTTTTTTATGAAATGAACAGGAATAATATTAAACCAGACCATGTAACAATGGTGGCAGTTCTATCAGCTTGTAGCCATTCAGGCCTAGTAACTGAAGGAAAAATGTTGTTTCAAAAGATGTGTAGTGCTTATGGCATAGTTCCACGTTTGCAGCACTTTGCCTGCATGGTTGACCTCTATGGGAGGGCTGGATTATTACATAAAGCTAAGGAGATGATCACAAAGATGCCTTACAGGCCAACCTCTGCCATGTGGGCCACTCTTTTAGGAGCTTGCCGTATCCATGGAAATACTGAGATAGGTGAATGGGCTGCCGAGAAATTGTTggaaatgaggcctgaaaattcagGTTACTATGTGTTGATTGCTAATATGTATGCTGCTGCCGGTCGTTGGAACAAGCTAGCAAAGGTGAGGACTTACATGAGGGACTTGGGTGTGAGGAAGGCTCCTGGCTGTACCTGGGTTGATGTGGGCTCTGAATTTTTACCATTTCTGGTCGGAgatacatcaaaagctaatgcaGATGAGTTTTACCCATTATTGGAGGGGTTGACTAATCTAACTAAAGATGCTGATTATGATGCCAGAGAAAGTTTGGGTTCTGTTAAAGTGCTGGAGGAAGTAGGATGA
- the LOC110659297 gene encoding uncharacterized protein LOC110659297 isoform X2 — MRSTISHLLSPTPLPPPLNFRRKTPTSLLNNSRSFSSRRRTWISQTEIKVSSSSSSSSSSDNQTVTFAPSPTRKDDDDTDLPQSASEIVRSFYKGINDRDLAAVEKLIAKNCVYDDLIFPRPFIGRKDILEFFKKFNDSISKDLRFVIDDISAEDSLAVGVTWHLDWKGKPFPFSKGCSFYRLEVKNSRRQIIYGRDSVEPAIKPGEAALVAIQGVVWLLQRFPQLADQL, encoded by the exons ATGAGGTCCACCATATCACATCTCCTTTCTCCAACGCCACTGCCTCCTCCCCTTAACTTCCGCCGGAAAACTCCAACTTCCCTGCTGAACAACTCGCGAAgcttttccagtagaagaagaacatGGATCTCACAAACCGAAATCAAAGTCTCGtcgtcatcatcatcatcatcatcatcagataATCAGACCGTTACCTTTGCACCATCACCAACAAGGAAAGATGATGATGATACCGATTTACCACAGTCTGCGTCGGAGATAGTGAGGAGCTTCTATAAAGGAATCAACGACCGCGATCTTGCCGCCGTGGAGAAGCTCATTGCGAAGAATTGTGTGTACGACGACCTTATCTTTCCACGGCCCTTCATTGGTCGGAAG GATATTTTAGAGTTCtttaagaagttcaatgattctATCAGCAAGGACCTCCGATTTGTTATTGATGATATTTCTGCTGAGGATTCCTTAGCAGTTGGAGTTACATGGCATTTAG ATTGGAAGGGCAAGCCATTCCCATTTAGCAAAGGATGCAGCTTTTATCGGCTAGAGGTCAAGAACAGCAGAAGACAAATAAT TTACGGTCGGGATAGTGTTGAGCCCGCAATCAAGCCTGGAGAGGCAGCTCTG GTTGCCATCCAGGGTGTAGTTTGGCTGCTGCAACGCTTTCCTCAGCTGGCAGATCAGCTATGA
- the LOC110659297 gene encoding uncharacterized protein LOC110659297 isoform X1 → MRSTISHLLSPTPLPPPLNFRRKTPTSLLNNSRSFSSRRRTWISQTEIKVSSSSSSSSSSDNQTVTFAPSPTRKDDDDTDLPQSASEIVRSFYKGINDRDLAAVEKLIAKNCVYDDLIFPRPFIGRKDILEFFKKFNDSISKDLRFVIDDISAEDSLAVGVTWHLDWKGKPFPFSKGCSFYRLEVKNSRRQIIYGRDSVEPAIKPGEAALDHAGCHPGCSLAAATLSSAGRSAMMKSYMPFTFIMVVFMDSSAQYNISKHLFNHHMQYFLYYVYGIHKNKTCTFAYFNNLFFSQGYFSKHDL, encoded by the exons ATGAGGTCCACCATATCACATCTCCTTTCTCCAACGCCACTGCCTCCTCCCCTTAACTTCCGCCGGAAAACTCCAACTTCCCTGCTGAACAACTCGCGAAgcttttccagtagaagaagaacatGGATCTCACAAACCGAAATCAAAGTCTCGtcgtcatcatcatcatcatcatcatcagataATCAGACCGTTACCTTTGCACCATCACCAACAAGGAAAGATGATGATGATACCGATTTACCACAGTCTGCGTCGGAGATAGTGAGGAGCTTCTATAAAGGAATCAACGACCGCGATCTTGCCGCCGTGGAGAAGCTCATTGCGAAGAATTGTGTGTACGACGACCTTATCTTTCCACGGCCCTTCATTGGTCGGAAG GATATTTTAGAGTTCtttaagaagttcaatgattctATCAGCAAGGACCTCCGATTTGTTATTGATGATATTTCTGCTGAGGATTCCTTAGCAGTTGGAGTTACATGGCATTTAG ATTGGAAGGGCAAGCCATTCCCATTTAGCAAAGGATGCAGCTTTTATCGGCTAGAGGTCAAGAACAGCAGAAGACAAATAAT TTACGGTCGGGATAGTGTTGAGCCCGCAATCAAGCCTGGAGAGGCAGCTCTG GACCATGCAGGTTGCCATCCAGGGTGTAGTTTGGCTGCTGCAACGCTTTCCTCAGCTGGCAGATCAGCTATGATGAAAAGCTATATGCCATTTACATTCATAATGGTAGTGTTCATGGACTCATCTGCACAGTACAACATCagcaaacacctcttcaatcaTCACATGCAATATTTCCTCTACTATGTATATGGTATACATAAAAACAAAACTTGTACATTTGcgtattttaataatttgttcttcaGCCAAGGCTACTTTTCCAAACATGATTTGTGA